A stretch of the Mesorhizobium sp. Pch-S genome encodes the following:
- the fhuB gene encoding Fe(3+)-hydroxamate ABC transporter permease FhuB gives MTRRIPIPILLWSGFGLFACTLFGQKVAAQWSGLHPGQAVDLDRVILFYGLLPRAAVAVLAGAALGLSGLLLQRILRNPLAEPSTLGISAGAQLALALATLYAPALIEHSSAGVAFAGGTLAVALILALTWRRGLEPVSVVLAGMMVALTANAAGAALILANGDYLFSLFIWGGGSLVQQGWDPAIAIGWRLAVGLAAAVLLMRPLAILSLDDVAARGLGLSLNGSRFLLIALAVWLATTVVAEVGIIGFVGLAAPVLATLSGARSLKQKLIAAPLIGAVLLWLTDGLVQLAAGAGGERVPTGAATALLGGPLLLWLLPRLRLFEWPSLDRPAHTARRAVRPWLCVAMLASAGVIALAVALLLGQGPHGWSLAGGDLLADLVSWRLPRVVVAAACGGMLAAAGVVIQRVTSNPLASPEVLGIGAGAGAGLAAVLLFTASAGLGWQLAGSTAGALVALAVILVIAARGNLGPERLLFAGIAMNALCSAVLAAVIALGNAQSYRLLGWLTGSTIQANWLEASIAVIGLLLITAPLLLAARWLAILPFGPSMTLALGLSVRLARNTLILIAAFASAVAAQFVGPLSFVGLIAPHLARMIGLDRPRPQLAGAVILGALLMVVSDWLSRMLFFPYQLPVGLFASLLGGLYLTVLLGRGVQRRG, from the coding sequence ATGACTAGGCGCATCCCGATACCGATACTGCTGTGGAGTGGATTCGGGCTTTTCGCCTGCACGCTCTTCGGCCAGAAGGTCGCTGCGCAGTGGTCCGGGCTGCACCCAGGGCAGGCTGTGGATCTCGATCGCGTCATCCTGTTCTACGGCCTGCTGCCGCGGGCCGCCGTTGCCGTGCTTGCCGGCGCGGCACTCGGGCTTTCGGGCCTGCTGCTGCAGCGCATATTACGCAATCCGCTGGCCGAGCCGTCGACGCTGGGCATCTCGGCCGGCGCGCAACTGGCCCTGGCGCTGGCAACGCTCTATGCGCCCGCCTTGATCGAGCATTCGTCCGCCGGGGTGGCGTTTGCCGGTGGCACGCTTGCCGTGGCGCTGATCCTTGCCCTGACCTGGCGACGCGGGCTGGAACCGGTCTCGGTCGTGCTGGCCGGCATGATGGTGGCGCTGACCGCCAATGCCGCCGGTGCCGCGCTGATCCTGGCCAATGGCGACTATCTGTTTTCGCTGTTCATCTGGGGTGGCGGCTCGCTCGTCCAGCAGGGTTGGGATCCCGCCATCGCCATCGGCTGGCGGCTTGCCGTCGGCCTTGCCGCTGCCGTCCTGCTCATGCGGCCGCTTGCCATACTCAGCCTCGACGATGTCGCTGCGCGCGGCCTTGGCCTATCGTTGAATGGCAGCCGCTTCCTGTTGATCGCGCTGGCGGTCTGGCTGGCGACCACCGTGGTGGCGGAAGTCGGTATCATCGGATTCGTCGGTCTCGCCGCACCGGTGCTGGCCACCTTGTCTGGCGCCCGTTCGCTGAAGCAGAAGCTGATTGCTGCTCCGCTGATCGGCGCCGTGCTGCTTTGGCTGACGGACGGCCTGGTGCAACTCGCTGCCGGGGCCGGCGGCGAAAGGGTGCCGACAGGTGCCGCGACCGCCTTGCTGGGCGGGCCGCTGCTGCTCTGGTTGCTGCCGCGCCTGCGCCTCTTCGAATGGCCTTCACTCGATCGGCCTGCACACACGGCACGCCGTGCTGTCCGTCCCTGGCTCTGCGTCGCCATGCTCGCATCGGCTGGCGTCATCGCGCTGGCCGTTGCGCTGCTGCTCGGCCAGGGGCCGCACGGATGGTCGCTCGCCGGCGGTGACCTGCTGGCTGATCTGGTGTCATGGCGCCTGCCGCGCGTCGTCGTCGCGGCCGCCTGTGGGGGCATGCTCGCCGCCGCCGGCGTCGTCATCCAGCGCGTGACCTCCAACCCGCTGGCGAGCCCTGAGGTGCTGGGCATCGGCGCCGGTGCCGGTGCCGGCCTGGCGGCCGTCCTGCTGTTCACGGCAAGCGCCGGGCTCGGCTGGCAGCTGGCCGGCTCGACTGCCGGAGCACTCGTGGCGCTCGCCGTGATCCTGGTCATCGCTGCGCGTGGCAATCTCGGCCCCGAACGGCTCCTGTTCGCCGGCATCGCGATGAACGCGCTGTGCAGCGCGGTGCTTGCGGCCGTCATCGCGCTCGGCAACGCGCAATCCTACCGGCTGCTTGGCTGGCTGACCGGCTCCACCATCCAGGCAAACTGGCTGGAGGCGTCGATCGCCGTGATTGGCCTTCTCCTGATCACCGCCCCATTGCTGCTTGCCGCCCGCTGGCTGGCGATCCTGCCGTTCGGCCCCAGCATGACGCTTGCGCTCGGGCTATCGGTCCGGCTTGCCCGCAACACGTTGATCCTGATCGCCGCTTTCGCCAGTGCCGTCGCCGCCCAGTTCGTCGGCCCGCTCAGCTTCGTCGGCCTGATCGCGCCGCATCTGGCCCGCATGATCGG
- a CDS encoding ABC transporter substrate-binding protein: MSSRRDGQPAGVSGLPGLDRRAFLVLATSALLPLPASAAPPRIAVIDWGLLETALAIGVEPAAATELKQFARIAVEPAVPESVVDLGLRGAPNYELLRILAPDLILISGFYEYQRSSLERIAPVLALPIYEAGKPPYPLAQSSLLALGERIGRKEAADRYASETATELSERRLALRSFASRPAFLISLGDARHFRAFGADSMPGDVLARLGIANAWKDDTSYSAAAPVGIEALARVPEASIIVLAPLPAEVSRGLPDNALWNALPAVREGRVAVLDPVNHFGGLPSARRFARLLADAMAPGPGHD, encoded by the coding sequence ATGTCCTCTAGGCGCGACGGCCAACCAGCGGGCGTATCGGGTTTGCCTGGTCTCGACAGGCGAGCTTTCCTGGTCCTGGCCACCTCGGCCCTGCTGCCGCTGCCGGCATCCGCAGCCCCGCCGCGTATTGCCGTCATCGACTGGGGGCTGCTCGAAACGGCGCTGGCGATCGGTGTCGAGCCTGCCGCCGCGACAGAGTTGAAGCAGTTCGCCCGCATCGCCGTGGAGCCGGCGGTGCCTGAAAGCGTCGTCGACCTCGGCCTGAGGGGGGCACCGAACTACGAGCTGCTGCGCATCCTCGCTCCCGACCTGATCCTGATCTCCGGCTTCTACGAATATCAGCGTTCCTCGCTGGAGCGCATTGCCCCGGTGTTGGCGTTGCCGATCTATGAAGCCGGCAAGCCGCCTTACCCGCTGGCGCAGTCATCGCTTCTGGCTTTGGGCGAGCGCATCGGGCGCAAGGAGGCCGCAGACCGCTACGCCTCGGAGACGGCCACCGAACTGTCGGAGCGGCGCCTGGCCCTGCGTTCCTTCGCGTCACGCCCGGCCTTTCTGATCAGCCTTGGTGATGCCCGCCATTTCCGTGCCTTCGGTGCGGACTCCATGCCGGGCGACGTGCTGGCGCGGCTCGGCATAGCCAATGCCTGGAAGGACGACACCAGCTACAGCGCGGCGGCGCCGGTCGGCATCGAGGCGCTTGCCCGCGTCCCGGAAGCCTCGATCATCGTGCTTGCGCCTCTGCCGGCGGAGGTCAGCCGTGGTCTGCCCGACAATGCGCTGTGGAACGCCCTGCCGGCCGTCCGCGAAGGGCGTGTCGCGGTGCTCGATCCGGTCAACCATTTCGGCGGTCTGCCATCGGCACGTCGCTTCGCGCGCCTGCTGGCCGATGCCATGGCACCGGGGCCGGGTCATGACTAG
- a CDS encoding ATP-binding cassette domain-containing protein, with protein sequence MDAANNADLHLYDVDAVSFAAGGRTILSPLTMTLRPGRFYGLVGPNGSGKSTLLKLLARQQDPAAGSIRLSGRPLETYGTRDFARCVAYMPQFTPPAEGMNVRELASLGRFPWHGALGRFGTDDEDKVTRALAQTSLAALAERMVDSLSGGERQRAWLAMMLAQDTHCLLLDEPTSALDLAHQVEILALVRELSRKQGLAVVAVLHDINMAAAFCDELIALREGRIVARGTPELILEPEMLDSIYGLAMGITRHPQTGAPISYVL encoded by the coding sequence ATGGATGCAGCAAACAATGCCGACCTGCATCTTTACGATGTCGATGCCGTCTCCTTTGCCGCCGGCGGACGCACCATCCTGTCTCCGCTCACCATGACGCTTCGGCCGGGGCGTTTCTACGGCCTGGTCGGACCGAACGGGTCGGGCAAGAGCACGCTGCTGAAACTGCTGGCGCGCCAGCAGGATCCGGCCGCCGGCTCGATCCGGCTTTCAGGCAGGCCGCTCGAAACCTACGGCACGCGCGATTTCGCCCGCTGCGTCGCCTACATGCCGCAGTTCACGCCGCCGGCAGAAGGCATGAATGTGCGTGAACTGGCCAGCCTCGGCCGGTTTCCATGGCATGGTGCACTCGGCCGTTTCGGCACCGATGACGAGGACAAGGTCACCCGGGCCTTGGCGCAGACGTCGCTCGCTGCCCTTGCCGAACGCATGGTCGACAGCCTGTCGGGGGGAGAGCGGCAGCGCGCCTGGCTTGCCATGATGCTGGCGCAGGACACACACTGCCTGCTGCTCGACGAACCGACCTCGGCACTCGACCTCGCGCATCAGGTCGAGATCCTGGCGCTGGTGCGCGAGCTCAGCCGCAAGCAGGGTCTCGCCGTCGTTGCCGTCCTGCACGATATCAACATGGCGGCTGCCTTCTGCGACGAACTGATCGCGTTGCGCGAAGGCCGGATCGTCGCACGCGGCACGCCGGAGCTGATCCTTGAGCCCGAGATGCTGGACAGCATCTACGGTTTGGCCATGGGCATAACCAGGCATCCGCAAACCGGTGCGCCGATCAGCTATGTCCTCTAG